TATATCTGTTAGCAGTACTTTCTCATCTGCCATCATGAACTATTGTTTCTTCTTGATAGAGGTGCATGTAAAAAAGCCATAGGTGAAACATAGATGGGAATAGAAACATATCTAGCAATATTTACATGgtctttcaaaatataaaacataaattttttgaagtggaaaaagagaataaagaaaacaggCACTAGAACACGAACGTCATTATAATAAGCATAGTTAATAAATGCATTTAGGAAATTAATGACAATGTCATTTATATTTGCTAATGCTTCAGAATATTGTGCTAAAACCTATAAGGCAGACAGTAAGTGATAAAGAATATCTTCAGACTTGTAAAGTAGTATACTTTGAGTGATAGTGTGAATAAGTGAGTTGCTAACATTCAGTTATTTTGATTTTAACCTCTGTTTAACATGCAAGTTAAATGATTTGCTTATCAATCTAATATATCCTTTGAATCTACAGTTAGAAATTATTCTTTCTATACCTAATATACATTTACTTTGCATGAGTAAATGTATTTTCCCATATTACAAATTATCAGTCCTCTTctttcatatatacacatatgtatgagatatatttacatatataagcatatatacacatatatatgacagCAATTTTGGAAAATTAAGACATAAGTCACTTTTTATTGGGGGCTTGGGGATACTTCTACTACTTAATCTTAGGGACAATTATAATGCTTATATTAAAGGCCTACGTGTTTTACATACTCTATATATTTACCCTTGTCATTATGCAGCCATCTGACTTTTTTCTATTATAACTCTATGAAGCCTTCTGTTTTCACTCAGAAGTCTCATAAGAGTAAGAACTAtagtttaaattataaattactatGCAATGGAACTGTAGAAATGACTCAGTATaatgttttcaatttaaaatataatttgaatacaTTATAAGATATAGATTGCATAAAATTGATATACTAATAAGtgaaaaaattgcaaataaagCCCTTATAGGACATCACTTAACCTGATAACAAtaagagtaataataataataagtgtgAAATAATTCAGTTGTAGGAAATAGTTCACTCTAGGTaagtttattttcaaaatcatACCATGAGATAGAATAAGTTCATAATTTCCACATAAAAGAGTCTGTGAGAATCACATTTTTGGGTGAAAAGATATTTTCCTTGAATCTAGGATCAGATACAATGATCTTTTTGCTtgtactttatatttctttagcTTGGATTTCAAAATATCTCTAGAGGTACTAgatactatttaatttttaattttacaccAGATCATCTAAGGCTCAATATATGTTAGCAAACATACTTCATACAAAAGTCATATTAAAGCTTCTAGTATGTGTACTTCTTGGCCTAGGCTATCTATCTCACCAGCTCTTATTCTCTGGATCTTTTTTAGAATTGCTGAAACAGACATATCACATTTATTGACTTTCATACAAGACTTGAaagtatattttcataataaacacTCAATGTTTAATTGTCTTCAAAATTTttccacaaaataaatttatatggagATTTTTAGTGCcattgtaagtaaaatattgtaaATGCCTTGAATGAAATAGCCTTGAGGAGGTCAGAGGCTCATGTTTGAATATTAAGCATGTGGGCACACAGTAATGTTTGTTAAACTAAATACACTTGACAGTCACAATATGAAATAAACCTGGGTAAATTAGGGTGCCTATATTTCCATCTGTTTCATAAAGCCAGCATTATATAGGGGGATTTGCTTTAAGTGTTATAATTGCAAATTTGATGTTTTGTaagtgaatttcttttcttttcaaacttCCAAAATAGGCTTGAAAGCAAATGATGAAAATTATAAACTTTCTAGTTTACCATATATTgattaataaatactttttttctaattgaCCAGTTGTTGATTACTTATTTAATTGATCCCATCCTAAAGCTGTTTTATATACTTAAAGTTTAAGATCCCCACTTTCACTTACATTGTCACTAGTATacctttttgttggttttgttttggttcacaTCCAACTGTTCCCATAGTTTACTCTTGCCACTGTGCTCAGGATACTTCAGGCTCACGGGTCAATATGTCATGCCAGGAATCTGACCCAAGTGGCTGCTGACAAAGAAACTGTTTCACTCACTGTATATCTCCCCATCCCCAACAACAGCACTTTCTAATCAACTTCCATAAACTTATTCAACACAAGCTCAACATGTGGCTAAAGGGatgttttttatatacaaattgcTTAATCAAAATCCTTCAAACTTCTATTACGTTGGAATAAAATTACAATATCCAATTATAACATGAGTTCCTTCGATGTTTATAACAATGTAACAATGTTCAAGCTCATTATTAATAATATcccttattatttttatcttttcaatcAAGAATTGCCAAGCCTATGGTTCTTTGATCATGATAGTTGTACTTTACTGCATGCCTTATATACTATTTCCTCCTGTGCGAattctttcctctgtccttctgccCACTCACcccttctaattattttttcagattcAATGTAGACCGTACATACTCTGAATGGGCCAAAATTAGAGATTGTACCTTGAAAAGTTTCTCCAAGGCTTTCAGAAATGGGGCTAGGTTCTGTCACAGAGCACGCTGAGTATGAGCATTTAACACACACAATGTTTAGATGTGGAAGGTTTTCGTACTAAACTTCCACATTAAAAAGTCTAATTTCATCAAGGAAATCTACTTTTCTCAGTAATCCTTGTTGAATAGAGtactaaaataaacatatatgatGTGAAGGAGTGGGTGATTCCTATtcctattttcctattttaatcaACGCATTACTTGAACCTCTTCACCTTAGTGGGTTAAGTCTTAAAGGTCATCCTAAAGGTCTCCAAATTTTATTATCCTAGAGGCATAAATTCACACTTTAGGACTttattagagaaaaaataatttttgaaatcatTATatgcaatgggctggagcgatagcacagtgagtagggcgtgtTGGCCTTaaatacggccaacccgggtttgattccgctGCCCCTTGGagtgcctggcaaactaccgagatatgtcgcccgcatggcagagcctggcaagctacttgtggcatatttgatatgccaaaaacagtaataacaagtctcaaaatggagacgttactggtgcccacttgagcaaatcgatgagcaacaggataatagtgatacaTTGATTATATGCAATaacaatcattttttaattactatgtATAAAgattgcaaaaaaatgaaaaaataaaattactatgtTCTCTATGTATGCAGATATTATTATGTATTACAGATTACTGGGAAtagtctttctcttttctcactcTTTCCTTATATCTAGCTACATATATATTCGAAAATTTTTCTATCAGAAACTACTACAAACATTatgatgttttttttaattgttgttaggagttaccatttttttcttattccttttagTCCacttataacattttattatctttccttCAATTACTATTTATTTGAGACTCACTTTGTAAAGGTACATTGATACAAGGAGATTATACAAGTCAACAAAATGGCATTTTGCAGCAATTTACTGCTTTTCTATAGTGAGCAAAAATGTACTCAGAAGGAATAACATGTTCAGATATCTGTCTCTGGTCTTCATGAGCTGAGGCTGCCCAGTGAAGTAATTGATCACCATAAACTCAGTACTGCTCATCACTCTCCTTTCATTACATTCTCCATTATCTGTCAAAGATCAGAACATCAAAGTCCTTTTCCTGCTGAAAGGAGATTGGAACCTGAATCTGCCAAGGAGTGGCTTGCTTAATTCCTCCTTATACAGTTGCCAATTAGGAATACTTCTGAGAGTACATGTTAAACACTTTATGTGAGAATCTTAATACAATCCATTTAAGCTGATATTTCATCCCTATTACTGTTTCAGTGATCTTTTGTCATAGCAAGACCATgattggtgatttttttaaagtacaaaaaaattgtattatagaAAGTAATTTTTCACATAATACTACTACAAAATTCCTCTTACAAGAAacactttccctttttctctttaacTGTCAGTGACAGAAGCATAGCagccaagacttttttttttaatatgtggaGGAAATTTAAAGGGTCAAGTCACATAAATTGTTTTTATCCATGTAGCTGAAATTGCTATGTTGGATTTAGAGTTTCCTGATGCaacttaatactttttttttcctgttgtataAGGATAGATTTGGCTGTGCAAAGATCAGAGCAATCTCTTCTTCACTAATTTGGGCAAAGAGAACTCACTGGTTCTCAAACTGTTAAACGGATATTAGGGTATTTAATGAATGGaacatttatttttgtgccaGCTCAACTAACAACGTTGACATGATTAGCATACATTTTGGCAACTGTTCTAGCACAAGGTGTTAGTAGAAAGGGGCTTTTATCTTTGAGCTTGATTTACTTTAACTTCCCttgttataaatgtttttaaagtgaaTGATTTGAATTTATAAAGGAAGTTTTGCCACAAGAAATTATTCAGGAACAAGAGATTTTATTAATGTTACAGGCATTTTGCATGCTGGAAATAAAGTTCATACACCAAATTACATGaaagtttttttatatttggaaataaatagaatactttttatgtaaattataattaaatcatcacaattttagattattttaattaattacgTTACTTGTTTGATATACTGCTCCTTACAGTTAAAAGgagaaataatgcaaaatatgAATGATAAAGCATGGTTTCCTCTATGCTTTGCATAAATTATGATTATAAAGTTTGGGATGGAGTTAAAGGATCTTAACATCTTAGCTTGGGGGCTTCTCAAACACCAgattttgcaataaaaatataaatattttaacaaatatgtaCACTTCATAtgcttatttttatgtaaattgtgAAATTGatggaaatgaaaaacaaaaagtagtTTCCAAAGATGTGGATGTTCCCatttagttctttttgttttgcaatgtatttttacttttttaaatattgaaagctATTTCAATACCAGTATCAGAGGATTAGCTATAAGAGAAATGTTTGTCATTGATGCTAAACCAATAATAAATATTCATGTTCACGTGCATGAGTATAGATTTTTATACTTGGACTTCCTTCAAACATGGGCATACTCTTTATtaaatacacatatgtgtgtgtgtatatatgttgatAGCTACAAATACTTAATGATTTACCCAATGTTTAATTGAGTAAAGAATTAGTTTAATATAAACTGCAGTTTAGCAGAATATTTACACTTTACCCACATTTACCTCTAAAAGCAAGCAAATGCCAATAACAGGCactttggggaaagaaaaaaaaaacatgttcaaATATAAATGGTAAAAATGAGAAAgcaattatgaaaatatatacctTTAATTGTCAGACATATAAACACTTTTGGTACAGTACAGAGACATGATGACAAAAGCAGAATGATCCAATTAAGCTAACACATTCTTTGTTTACACAGATAAATTTTCTGTAGGTCTCatgtaaaatgaaattttcagGTCACACAATGAGGTGGATGTAATCAATTCCTGATGATCCAATTTGCTTCATTGCAAAGGAGTCAGTAAAAGTTAAATTACCAAAGAAATATGCTGCTGCGCTAGCAAATAAACTCTTGGACTGAATCCAAAACCAGAGAAAGGAAGCCAGAGTAGTAGCTCACAATCTTcaacaacacaaaacaataaGTACAATTTTCATATAAAAGACTGAACTAAACAACCAACCAGTAGTGCACACTACAGTctagaataatttcattttattatgatttttttaagtgaggGATGAGTTGTAGCTTGTAAAAATCTAGTATGTAAACAAAGTATAAAGGTCCTACAGACAAACTGAAAGCATCAGAATAGCAACACCTCCAAAGCAACCAAGGATTTGAAacattacttctggctgtgttttGTGGACACACTTTCAAGTTACATGTTCAGTATATTTCTCCCCATGATAAAACAAGTGCAGTGGTAGAAGACAGAAAGCAATGTGAGCACACAGAACGTGAGATACTGTTTAGCAATAGAATCTGCAACACATGGGAAGGTCTGATTCTTGCTAAAAGGAAATGAACTTTCTCAGTAATGCCTTCTCTTTTAAACTACACCTAAGGTACTTATGAggtaataaaatttctatttataaatgtatctcttttctttcttatacatTTAATTAGggtaaaatttagtttttaatttcatattttaaatgttaaaaacaatatatttaaaatatactcttTCATTAATTTCATGTACAACAACTGTCATGTACAATACCTCAAAATAGTTCCTTGCAAAGGAGCATCTGATGCCCTCTTGTGGTTAAAggacatttttttgggggggtgggggggaagcagtGTTTCATTTTCTTACCTTTGCTCCCAAGTTTTAGCAATCATCTGCTTGTTGTATGAAAGCTGCAAATCGCATCCaaaccttttattttaataacagttCTATAGTTGTTAGtactaattttctttaaaaaatgctgtACACATTTTataacctcttttttttaaatttaaaaacctgTAAACAGCCATTTACACTATAGTACATGTTATAAATTACTTGTCCTTCATTGGAACGACCGTCCACACACATCTTGTTTAGGTGGTGAAGACTACCCAAAGTTAATTAAAACatctttgtgtttttccacaAACATAGTATCAAATATTAGAAATATCCATCGGTTTCCTCTCTCTCATATGCAAGTCAATTTTTCCCTTCAGTGGAATTTGTACTTCCAAATTTTCATCTTCCCTGTGATACTTTTTCCCTCTCCTTAAACAGATGTAGATGCCCATGGCTGTGATCAGTGTGATAGAACCCAAGCTTATTATAGACAGAGCTACTAAGGTAGGCATGCAGGAGACAGATTCTACCTTCCTATGAGTCGGTTCTATGGAGATCTGTGGTTCTTTTTCCTCTATACTAATGTCCGGCTCCTTTCTTAACAGACTCTCGATGTAGCTCTCATTACTGACAGTCTCATTGACAAATAAGTTCACCATGACCGTGGAGTGGAGAGGTTCAGGATAACCATGGTCACTCACTTTCACCAGCAAACGATGGAGACCATAGTCCGTCTGCAGCAATGCTTCTTCCAAAGTAATGTTGCCAGTTTTAGGGTCAATCCTAAAAGACTCGGGCCTTGGACCTCTTCTTCCTATGATGCTGTAAGCTATAACGGCGTTCATGCCCGTGTCTTTGTCGACTGCATAGACCTCTGTCACTGGGGAGCCGGGGAGAGTCGAAGGTAGTACCAGCAAGTACGACATGTTAGACTGAGGAAATAAAACCAGAGGTGGGTTGTCATTGATGTCAAGAAGGAGAATGGTGATTTTTGCAGTGGAGGAAAGTGCAGGCTCACCCCCGTCAACAGCCTCAACCCATAAAGTATAGGAACTTTGCTGTTCTCGGTCCAAAGAGACTTTGGCTCTCAACATGCCCTTGCCTGTGTCGATGACAAAAATATCACTCTGGTTTACCACGGAGAGGGCCACCCATCCATTTCGCCCGGCATCAGCATCTGTTACACTAATTACGCCAATTTCACCATATCCAGGGAAGTTTTCTGGCACAAAAAAGCTGAAATCCTTGTTGATAAACCTAGGGCTGTTGTCATTTTTATCCAGTACTGTGAGAGTCACTGTAGCTACAGATTCCCTGGGTGGCTTCCCAGAGTCAACGGCTCTGACTGTGTATctgtacttttctttctcttctcggTCCAGCTGAGTTGAAACAGTTAGGATGCCTGTGGCACTgtctaaagaaaaatatgacGGAGCATCAGGTCCCAGAAAATAAGAAACTTGGCCTCTCTCTCCGCTATCAGCGTCCGTAGCATATAATTTCGTCAAAAAGGCATTGGGGGTGTTGTTTTCTTCAATGGTGAGTTCGATCAAGGGCTGAGGGAAAACGGGAGCATTGTCGTTGTCATCTAAGAGTTGCACTTTAAGAACTTTTTTGACATGAAATCCCTCGGAATTCCAGGCCACCACAGCTACTTCATATAACTGCTGGAGCTCATAGTCCAAAGGTTTCGTGGTTTCCAGCAAGTATTCATTACTGTAGGGTTTGTAGGGGGATAACTTAAAAGGCCCCTCCCCATCCAGGTAGCAGTTCACCTGGTACTTGCCTTCTGGATCCCGGATGGTGAAGAATGCAATCGGGGTGTTCACGGGTTCCAGTTCTTTCAGGTAAACAATGCCATCGATCTCATTCGCTATATAACGAGGAACAATTTCAGGTGGTCTGAAAATGACTTTGATGATGGTCACCAGGGCTGTGATCACAGCCGGGATGCAGCCGGGCCCATTGGCGAGAATAGTGAGTTTGTGTGTTTGCAGAACACTTCCCCCAATCTTACTAAAAAGCTTAATGACGCCGGTGCTTTCATCCAGGTGGAATAAATCCTTGGATGCCTGGGGAACTTTCTGGCTGTAAGAGTAGGTGATCTGAGCATTGACTCCCAAGTCTACATCCACAGCCTGCACAGCTGCAATCGGTGTGCCCACGGTCGCATTCCCATACACAGTGACATTGATTTGTGATTCAGCAAAGAGAGGGCAATTGTCATTAATGTCACTAATGCCGATGGTGAGCGTGGCACTGCCCAGGAGAGGTGGAGAGCCTCCATCCTCAGCTATGATGATGCTCACATACTGGTCCTGAGTCTCCCTGTCCAGTAGACCCATGACAATTAGGTAGGGGGTGCGCTCTCcattctcattctcctccacGTCTAGGGTGAACATGCGGTGGTAGTCCAGGAGGCGATAGGTCTGTACCCCGTTAGTGCCTACATCTGGGTCGGTGGCAGGATGCTCGATGGCCAGCCGGGTGTTTATTGGTGCATTTTCTGGGACCCACACGGAGATCTGGGACACAGGGAACTGTGGGGCATTGTCATTGATGTCTCGGATAGCGATTTTCACCTTTACAAACCTGAAGTATTCCTGAGGCAGGACCAGCACATCCAGAAGCAGAAGACAAGAGTCTGGGGAAGGGGCGGAGGAAATGGAAATGCTGCCGCCCCACGCGGCGCCCGCACCTCCGTCCAGGCACAGGGCCTCTCGGTCGATCTCCTGGGTAGAAGTGTGCAGCTCCCCGGAGCGGTTGTCCAGGGTTACGTACTGGCCACTCAGCCCCCCGGAGGCCAGGCTGAAGGAGAGCGGAGGGCTCAGCTCTGCCCCGGAGCGCTCCAGCGGCTGCCACTGCGGCTCATTCCTCCCGCCGGCCGGGGGCACCAGCCGCAGGTCCTGGGCCAGGCTGCCAATGAGCACCCCCGCAGGGAGTCCCTCGTTCAGGCTGTACAGGAGCTCCGTGGCCCGACTGTAGCTCGCGAGGCAGTTGAAGGGTCCCACGAAGAGGAAGATCAGAAACAGATGCTGAAgcggggacaggggagaggggagaaggctcATTACACACCCGCGGACATACGCAGAGTGCAGTCAGACACCAGTGCCGGGCGCCTGGCTAACAAACCCGAGTCCCCCTCCCTTTCTTGGCAGCAAACCCTCCTGGTCTGCGAGGGGGAAGCGGAAAACTTGCTGCCAAAACAACCAAAATCATCTAACGGGACAACTCTGACtcccaaactattttttttttttgctcccctTCATTTCTTAtcccaacctctctctctctctctcccctaaccGCACCCGAGCTCAGTCCACAGTGGGGATTGCAAACGTGAAGCATCCCTGAAAACAAGGAGTGGGGCGGGCTGCGCAACGCGACAAGGAAAGCAGTGAGTCGGGCTAGGGGAAGGACCTGGCTGGTGATGGCGAGTGCTGCCAGCGGTGGGCGATTTATGCCCCCAAGGAAAGGTTTCGCGCGGAGCTCCCCGGAATGAGAAGCATGACACCAATCACTCTCAGCTCAACCATCGTGAGAAGATGGCAAAGAGAGGGTCGCGCTCCGCTCGGACCTCCACCTCCCCAcgccccaccaccaccgccaccaccacttTTTAGATCAGAAGTGACTTCCATTGTGGCGCGCAGCTGAATTCAAACCCAAAGGCTCTCCTTCCCCTCTAGCCCACACTAATCCTCTCCCCGGGGGGAAGAGAAGTAAAGGCGGAAAATGATTATGCAAAAGCAATTTGTCAACTGCAGTAGACGGTCCCAGCCAGATGCTGGCAGCAAGGAAACAATCTCCGAACCCCCTCATCCCAAACAGAATcgaacacaaaacacacacacgcacacacacgcacacgcacacacacacacacacacacacacacacacacatctcgctcgcacacactcacacgcgcgcgcacactcagccgccccctccccgcctcatcTGTCAACATTTCTGCCTCTGAAACTTCCTTTCCTGATCCAAACACTTGTCTGTCCCTCGCTAAATCGAAGAACCACACCAATAAACTTCCCTTCCTCGCCCgcacgccccccccacacacacctccctcaccccccagatCTTCCCGGGAAGTTTTGGATGCAGATGAAAAGCGTTGGAAACCCATCCGGATTGGGAACCGCGTTCCTCGACTGCAACT
The nucleotide sequence above comes from Sorex araneus isolate mSorAra2 chromosome 1, mSorAra2.pri, whole genome shotgun sequence. Encoded proteins:
- the PCDH20 gene encoding protocadherin-20 encodes the protein MSGRGNARSSRALALSWRPATWHPRLDMGRLNRPRSSTSTRNLQHLFLIFLFVGPFNCLASYSRATELLYSLNEGLPAGVLIGSLAQDLRLVPPAGGRNEPQWQPLERSGAELSPPLSFSLASGGLSGQYVTLDNRSGELHTSTQEIDREALCLDGGAGAAWGGSISISSAPSPDSCLLLLDVLVLPQEYFRFVKVKIAIRDINDNAPQFPVSQISVWVPENAPINTRLAIEHPATDPDVGTNGVQTYRLLDYHRMFTLDVEENENGERTPYLIVMGLLDRETQDQYVSIIIAEDGGSPPLLGSATLTIGISDINDNCPLFAESQINVTVYGNATVGTPIAAVQAVDVDLGVNAQITYSYSQKVPQASKDLFHLDESTGVIKLFSKIGGSVLQTHKLTILANGPGCIPAVITALVTIIKVIFRPPEIVPRYIANEIDGIVYLKELEPVNTPIAFFTIRDPEGKYQVNCYLDGEGPFKLSPYKPYSNEYLLETTKPLDYELQQLYEVAVVAWNSEGFHVKKVLKVQLLDDNDNAPVFPQPLIELTIEENNTPNAFLTKLYATDADSGERGQVSYFLGPDAPSYFSLDSATGILTVSTQLDREEKEKYRYTVRAVDSGKPPRESVATVTLTVLDKNDNSPRFINKDFSFFVPENFPGYGEIGVISVTDADAGRNGWVALSVVNQSDIFVIDTGKGMLRAKVSLDREQQSSYTLWVEAVDGGEPALSSTAKITILLLDINDNPPLVLFPQSNMSYLLVLPSTLPGSPVTEVYAVDKDTGMNAVIAYSIIGRRGPRPESFRIDPKTGNITLEEALLQTDYGLHRLLVKVSDHGYPEPLHSTVMVNLFVNETVSNESYIESLLRKEPDISIEEKEPQISIEPTHRKVESVSCMPTLVALSIISLGSITLITAMGIYICLRRGKKYHREDENLEVQIPLKGKIDLHMRERKPMDISNI